The genome window attggggTGAGGAATGGAGGGGTTACGGGTGAGGGATGGACggattggggtgagggatggaggggttacgggtgagggatggagggactggggtgagggctggagggactggggtgagggatggagggattggggtgaggaatggagggatttcgggtgagggatggagggactggggtgagggatggagggattggggtgagggatggaggggttacgggtgagggatggaggggttacgggtgagggatggaggggttacgggtgagggatggaggggttACGAGTGAGGGATGGAAGGattggggtgagggctggagggattggggggagtgctggagggattggggggagtgatggagggattggggggagtgatggagggattggggggagtgatggagggattggggggagtgatggagggattggggggagtgatggagggattggggagtgatggaaggattggggggagtgatggagggattggggggagtgatggagggattggggggagtgatggagggattggggggagtgatggagggattgggggagtgatggagggattggggggagtgatggagggattggggggagtgatggagggattggggggagtgctggagggattggggggagtgctggagggattggggggagtgctggagggattggggggagtgagggagggattggggggagtgagggagggattggggggagtgagggagggattggggggagtgctggagggattggggggagtgctggagggattggggtgagggatggaggggttacgggtgagggatggaggggttacgggtgatggatggaaggattggggtgagggatggagggattttggGCGGTGGTTCCCAGAAACTGGTAGTTGGGCTGGGCTAATTCCCCCAGGCCATCCCCAGCTGCCCGATCCGGCTAATGGGCCCCTTGTTGAATTCGCCCTGAAGCCCCCGCCCCCGCTTCCCCCCGGGAGGGTTTACCGGGTGTAGAGCTGCCGGGTGACGCTGATCCCGAAGACCCGCCCGTCGCTGCCGACCTCGATGTTCTGGAACTTTCCGAAGACGCGGGACCAGCTGGTGCCGATGCAGGCGGAGGGTTTGACGTTGAGCCGGTAGTAGACGTCCTTGGCGAGCGTCACCCCCCAGCAGCCCAGCGGCCCGCAGGAGTAATACCGCATCCGGCTCCCGATGCTGCTGAAGGAGGCGGACCTGTTGATGACGGCGCTGGCCAGCTCCTGTGGGCCGATGCAGAAGGTGGAGCCGAACTGATCCACGCCGGCCACGATCTGGTCCCCGCCGGCGTCCAGCTGCGTCAGTTTGccatctgggagggaggagggagcgggattAGCTTCCGTCCCATCACAGCCTGACAGGCTTCACCTCCAGGACTGGACGGGTAGGCCCGAGTTACCATGGCGCCCGGTTCGactccgccccctcacccccGCCCCGCCCACTCACCTCCGTCCTCCCCTtcgcccccgccccgccccctcgGCCCGCCCCGCCCCCTCCTCAAGCCAAGTTACCCCTGAGACCAGGAACCGAAGTGACTCCGGGCCTGACTGTTCGGCCACTCGGCCCTCCCGGCTTCCCCCCTCCCGCTAAACTGCAGCTCATCCGAAAAGTCTACAGCCCCGGAGGCTCCGCCCGGTTCATCCAGTACGTTGACCCACATCGGTCTCTGGTCTGGAGTGATGTCCACTTCCAAATTCTCGCCTTTCCCTCCAACCCTacctcaccctcaaccctccctccctatccctccctcaccctcctccaaccctccc of Carcharodon carcharias isolate sCarCar2 chromosome 29, sCarCar2.pri, whole genome shotgun sequence contains these proteins:
- the LOC121270992 gene encoding fish-egg lectin-like, translating into MKTLIGLTLSLLAVSNATRCSDVAGTLKQLDAGIGMVFGVNHTGSIYTRVGNSWIQLPGKLKHVTVGPAGIWGVDQDRRIYRLVAGNWVSFFGVTWLEEGAGRAEGAGRGRRGGRSLSGCDGTEANPAPSSLPDGKLTQLDAGGDQIVAGVDQFGSTFCIGPQELASAVINRSASFSSIGSRMRYYSCGPLGCWGVTLAKDVYYRLNVKPSACIGTSWSRVFGKFQNIEVGSDGRVFGISVTRQLYTRKGVTVNRPTGWGWTKIEIGNLRFNHASWDLGHLWLVRVDGKIVKCSSEDID